A stretch of Rhododendron vialii isolate Sample 1 chromosome 4a, ASM3025357v1 DNA encodes these proteins:
- the LOC131322737 gene encoding uncharacterized protein LOC131322737: MELEALDDVEVRDIETPDNNVEGFKTPTIGMYFETIEEARNYYECYGRENGFWIRTRGSEKGRNRSNEVTKVRFVCTKEGKYAAKNQQEGVQSLNVDAVDEEENVIYQRKELEIIQPLNEDVKLICGLCLTNGIANGK; encoded by the coding sequence ATGGAGTTAGAGGCTTTAGATGATGTAGAAGTCAGGGATATTGAAACTCCAGATAACAATGTGGAAGGGTTTAAAACACCGACAATTGGGATGTATTTTGAGACAATTGAAGAAGCACGAAATTACTATGAATGTTATGGTCgagaaaatgggttttggattcGTACTCGGGGTTCAGAAAAAGGACGAAATAGGTCGAATGAAGTCACTAAGGTGCGATTTGTTTGcacaaaagaaggaaaatatgcTGCAAAAAATCAGCAGGAAGGTGTTCAATCGTTAAATGTGGATGCGGTAGATGAAGAGGAGAATGTGATATATCAAAGAAAAGAGTTAGAAATTATTCAACCGTTAAATGAGGATGTAAAGCTTATTTGCGGATTATGCTTGACAAATGGAATTGCAAATGGAAAGTAA